The following coding sequences are from one Capsicum annuum cultivar UCD-10X-F1 chromosome 3, UCD10Xv1.1, whole genome shotgun sequence window:
- the LOC124896816 gene encoding vegetative cell wall protein gp1-like: MFLTTSVASLSLSPRPGPRPSAPSPTVGADPTRPSVPGVDHRRRSNGFLSLPTLSLSRAPVSGPIAVADLRRRPDRRSPTPTPGPDRRSPTPTSVAERRFPPSPAVPPHPTPTSPSSGAGTTVQQPKLGLQPQPSLGRQQPQIHLSSEIPRQQVDAGLGCRLGLQAKSGDF; encoded by the exons ATGTTTCTGACTACTTCAGTCG cctctctctctctctcgcctcGCCCAGGTCCACGGCCTTCGGCGCCGTCGCCGACtgtcggcgccgacccgaccagACCATCGGTCCCCGGCGTCGACCACCGTCGCCGATCGAACGgctttctctctctccctaccctctctctctcccGCGCCCCGGTCTCCGGCCCCATTGCCGTCGCCGACCTACGGCGCCGACCCGATCGCCGGTCACCGACGCCGACCCCCGGCCCCGATCGCCGGTCACCGACACCGACCTCCGTCGCCGAACGCCGGTTCCCCCCCTCCCCCGCTGtacccccccaccccacccccacctcccCTTCCTCCGGCGCCGGTACAACAGTCCAACAGCCGAAGCTCGGTCTTCAGCCGCAACCGTCGCTCGGTCGCCAGCAGCCGCAGATCCATCTCAGCAGCGAAATCCCCCGGCAGCAGGTCGACGCGGGGCTTGGTTGCCGGCTTGGTCTACAAGCAAAatctggtgacttctaa